The genomic DNA CCAGGTCCAGAAGCTCGGGGTCGTCCACCATGTCCACCTTGTTCATGAAGACCACGATGTACGGGACCCCCACCTGCCGGGCCAAAAGAATGTGCTCCCGCGTCTGCGGCATCGGACCGTCCGCCGCAGACACCACCAGGATCGCCCCGTCCATCTGGGCCGCCCCGGTGATCATGTTCTTGATGTAGTCCGCGTGCCCAGGGCAGTCCACGTGGGAATAGTGCCGCTTCGCCGTCTCGTACTCCACGTGCGCCGTATTAATGGTAATCCCCCGCGCACGCTCCTCCGGGGCCTTGTCAATCTCCCCGTAGTCCTTCACCTCCACATTCGGGTTCTCCGCCGCAGCCACGTACGTCAGCGCAGCCGTCAGCGTCGTCTTCCCGTGGTCCACGTGCCCAATCGTCCCCACGTTCACGTGGGGCTTCGTGCGTACAAACTCGCCCTTCGCCATCTTCGCGCTCCTTTCACAAGAAAGGGGCAGGGCCTTTGGCCCCGCCCCAGGCTACTGTCCCTTGACCAGCTTCTCCTGAATCTGCTTGGGCACCTCGGCGTAGTGGTCGAAGAACATCACGAAGGAGCCGCGGCCCTGCGTCTTGGACCGGAGGTCGGTGGCGTACCCGAACATCTCCGCCAGGGGCACGTAGGCCCGGATGACCTGGGCGTTGCCCCGGGGCTCCATCCCCAGGATCTGGCCCCGGCGGGAGTTCAGGTCGCCGATGACGTCGCCCATGTACTCCTCGGGGGTGGTGACCTCCACCCGCATGATGGGCTCGAGGATCACCGGATCCCCCTTCTGGACGGCCTCCTTGATGGCCATGGAGCCGGCGATCTTGAAGGCCATCTCGCTGGAGTCCACCTCGTGGTAGGAGCCGTCGTAGAGGGTGACCTTGACGTCCACCACCGGGAAGCCGATGAGGGGACCCGACTGCATGGCCTCCTCGATCCCCTTCTGGACGGCGGGGATGTACTCCTTGGGGATC from Thermus filiformis includes the following:
- a CDS encoding GTP-binding protein; protein product: MAKGEFVRTKPHVNVGTIGHVDHGKTTLTAALTYVAAAENPNVEVKDYGEIDKAPEERARGITINTAHVEYETAKRHYSHVDCPGHADYIKNMITGAAQMDGAILVVSAADGPMPQTREHILLARQVGVPYIVVFMNKVDMVDDPELLDL